A stretch of Mucilaginibacter terrae DNA encodes these proteins:
- a CDS encoding LLM class flavin-dependent oxidoreductase, protein MKKIGFLSFGHWANHPAYKTRTASDTLLQSIDLAVAAEEIGIDGAYFRVHHFAAQLASPFPLLAAVGAKTSKIEIGTGVIDMRYENPLYMVEDAGAADLISGGRLQLGISRGSPEQVIDGWRYFGYEPAEGETDADMGRRKALEFLDKLQGVGFAQPNPYPMFPNPPGLLRVEPYSEGLRERIWWGAASNATAIWAAENGMHLQSSTLKFDENGKPFHVQQAEQIRLYKEAWKKAGHEHEPRVSVSRSIFAIVNDTDRLYFGQQGKGSDSFGYIESDKRAVFGRSYAAEPDQLIKELANDEAIQEADTILLTIPNTLGTDYNVHVLSSILEHVAPGLGWR, encoded by the coding sequence ATGAAAAAAATAGGCTTTTTATCATTCGGGCATTGGGCAAACCATCCGGCATATAAAACCCGTACAGCAAGCGACACTTTGCTTCAATCTATAGATCTGGCTGTTGCAGCCGAAGAAATAGGTATTGATGGCGCATACTTCAGGGTACATCATTTTGCCGCGCAACTGGCATCACCTTTTCCATTACTGGCAGCTGTTGGTGCCAAAACCAGCAAAATAGAAATTGGAACCGGCGTAATTGATATGCGTTACGAAAACCCGCTGTACATGGTAGAAGATGCCGGTGCTGCCGATCTAATTTCGGGAGGACGGTTACAATTGGGCATCAGCAGAGGGTCGCCCGAGCAGGTAATTGATGGCTGGCGTTATTTTGGCTATGAGCCTGCCGAGGGAGAAACCGATGCAGATATGGGCCGCCGTAAAGCACTGGAGTTTTTAGATAAGCTGCAAGGCGTTGGCTTTGCACAACCCAACCCATATCCTATGTTTCCAAACCCACCAGGCTTATTGAGGGTTGAACCTTATTCGGAAGGTTTGCGTGAGCGTATTTGGTGGGGTGCGGCTTCTAACGCCACAGCCATTTGGGCGGCCGAAAACGGGATGCACCTGCAAAGTTCAACACTTAAATTTGACGAAAACGGCAAGCCGTTTCATGTGCAACAGGCCGAGCAAATACGGTTATATAAAGAGGCCTGGAAAAAAGCGGGACATGAGCATGAGCCAAGGGTTTCGGTAAGCCGCTCAATTTTTGCCATAGTAAATGATACGGACAGGCTTTACTTTGGCCAGCAAGGAAAGGGAAGCGATAGCTTTGGCTACATTGAAAGCGATAAACGCGCTGTTTTTGGAAGAAGCTACGCTGCCGAACCCGATCAGCTGATTAAGGAACTGGCAAATGACGAAGCCATACAGGAAGCCGATACCATTCTTTTAACCATTCCGAACACCTTAGGCACCGACTATAATGTGCACGTGTTATCCTCCATTTTAGAGCACGTTGCGCCAGGTTTAGGTTGGCGATAA
- a CDS encoding DUF1543 domain-containing protein codes for MENQTLPAPLKLFMVLLGSKAPQRTVEQHDYFFGIAYNLRDLVTQMQAFWPEAGNSLHIDGWREVNVVDGYAINVMPNKGQSSLLRLFFINLGGYQHGKLEEQHYNLLTVKEDKSGALAASKLTPFFKKSTIAKVKGANAHIDEKYGIDVDDVYRIEDVLTQQDKTMYHIQITPRSQQPDDEIHLGYFKLNKL; via the coding sequence ATGGAAAATCAAACATTACCTGCACCGCTCAAACTATTCATGGTGTTGCTGGGCTCCAAAGCTCCGCAGCGTACAGTTGAACAGCATGACTATTTTTTCGGCATAGCATACAATTTGCGCGACCTGGTTACGCAAATGCAGGCTTTTTGGCCCGAGGCAGGCAATAGTTTGCATATCGATGGCTGGCGGGAAGTAAATGTGGTTGACGGGTATGCAATAAACGTAATGCCCAACAAGGGCCAATCGTCTTTGTTAAGGCTTTTCTTTATCAACCTTGGCGGGTACCAGCACGGCAAGCTCGAAGAGCAGCATTACAATTTACTTACGGTTAAAGAAGATAAGTCGGGCGCCCTTGCAGCCTCTAAACTTACACCTTTCTTTAAAAAAAGTACCATTGCAAAAGTAAAAGGGGCAAATGCTCATATTGATGAAAAATATGGCATTGATGTAGATGATGTATACCGCATTGAAGATGTACTAACGCAACAGGACAAAACCATGTACCACATCCAAATTACTCCCCGTTCACAACAGCCCGATGATGAAATTCACCTCGGCTATTTCAAGCTGAATAAGTTATAA
- a CDS encoding MFS transporter, translating to MENQLTKLNIFSVKGIQMRTFHITWLMFFVCFFGWFGLAPLMPTIRAELSLTKAQIGNIIIGSVGSTILARLIIGRLCDSWGPRKTAVRLLLVGSLPVFLVGLANDYTTFLLFRMAIGVIGASFVITQFHTSMMFAPNIKGTANAVTGGWGNLGGGVTNMVMPLIFAAIVGFGYSPAQAWRYAMIVPGVMMLVIAWLYYKYTTDTPNGNYDEVGYTAKNTKTDWSVLADWRVWALTLAYAMCFGMEVTFDNVASLHFVDTFKLSQSSAGFWAGIFGFMNIFARALGGLVSDRVGKKHGMRGKGLLLAGVLLLEGLGLLLFAQAGTLMAAIVAMLTFALFLKMSNGATYGIVPFVNQKNVGLVSGIVGAGGNLGGMLFGFLFKSSTISYGEAFTYIGYTVIVVAVIVFITRFKRQPESVTQATSVSIA from the coding sequence ATGGAAAATCAACTCACCAAACTCAATATATTTTCGGTTAAGGGCATACAAATGCGCACCTTCCACATTACGTGGCTAATGTTTTTTGTCTGTTTTTTTGGCTGGTTTGGCCTGGCGCCGCTCATGCCAACTATTCGCGCCGAACTCAGCTTAACCAAAGCTCAAATAGGTAATATTATTATCGGGTCGGTTGGCTCAACTATACTTGCACGCTTAATCATCGGCCGCTTGTGCGATAGCTGGGGACCACGCAAAACTGCCGTAAGGTTGCTGCTGGTGGGCTCGCTGCCGGTATTTTTGGTAGGTCTGGCAAATGATTATACTACCTTTTTGCTGTTCCGCATGGCCATTGGCGTTATCGGAGCATCGTTTGTAATTACGCAGTTTCATACATCTATGATGTTTGCGCCCAACATTAAGGGCACGGCCAATGCGGTAACCGGTGGCTGGGGCAATTTGGGCGGAGGCGTAACTAATATGGTAATGCCGCTCATATTTGCTGCTATTGTTGGCTTTGGCTACTCGCCTGCACAGGCATGGCGTTATGCCATGATTGTACCCGGGGTAATGATGCTGGTTATTGCTTGGCTGTACTATAAATATACTACAGATACCCCCAACGGTAACTACGACGAAGTAGGCTACACCGCCAAAAACACCAAAACCGATTGGAGCGTGCTGGCCGACTGGCGCGTTTGGGCACTTACATTAGCCTACGCCATGTGCTTTGGTATGGAAGTAACCTTTGATAATGTGGCCTCGCTGCACTTTGTTGATACGTTTAAACTATCACAAAGCTCGGCCGGTTTTTGGGCAGGTATATTTGGTTTCATGAACATTTTTGCCCGTGCCCTGGGCGGACTGGTATCAGACAGGGTTGGCAAAAAACACGGCATGCGCGGTAAAGGGCTATTGCTTGCCGGTGTGCTTTTACTCGAAGGTTTAGGCTTACTATTATTTGCACAGGCAGGTACTTTAATGGCTGCCATTGTGGCTATGCTAACGTTTGCCTTGTTCCTCAAAATGTCTAACGGGGCTACTTATGGTATTGTGCCGTTCGTAAATCAAAAAAATGTGGGCCTGGTGAGTGGCATTGTAGGTGCTGGCGGCAACTTGGGTGGTATGCTGTTTGGCTTCTTGTTTAAATCGAGCACCATAAGCTATGGCGAGGCATTTACCTATATAGGTTATACCGTAATTGTGGTAGCCGTTATTGTTTTTATCACCCGTTTTAAACGTCAACCCGAGAGTGTAACGCAAGCAACTTCGGTAAGTATAGCTTAA
- a CDS encoding molybdopterin-dependent oxidoreductase, giving the protein MQTPAKPVNAYTSICCYCGVGCGVIVKKEKNGSITVEGNKDYPVNKGMLCSKGLNLHYTVNDKTDRLLYPQMRYNKSMPLQRVTWDAALERTAAVFKTFIDKYGPDSVAFYASGQCLTEEYYVVNKLIKGFIGSNNIDTNSRLCMSSAVAAYKLALGEDTVPLCYDDIELADCFFVTGANPAWCHPILWRRVEAHKAANPNVKIIVVDPRATDTCSVADLHLQINPGTDITLNHAIGRLLIENGDIDIDFIRNHAEGFAAYSELVFKRTLTEASQICGVSESDIQLAATYIGEAKGFITMWTMGLNQSSIGVNKNLSLINLNLITGHIGKPGSGPLSLTGQPNAMGGREVGGLSNLLPAHRDLKNPLHREEVQKFWKSKPINPLPGLTATEMFEALESGKLKAIWIMCTNPLTSLPNVRQAEQALKKAKFVVVQEISNKPETLAYADVILPAAAWAEKEGTMTNSERRISYLNKVTEPPGEALPDAEIICRFAQKMGYKGFDFKDAAAIYAEHVKLTAHTNIEATGVTYEVLKEQKSIQWPFKKRNRTVGTPRLFTDKKFYTPSGKAIIHAVPDALNSELPDADYPFVLTTGRIRDQWHTMSKTGKVNKLNKHLSESFVEVNPHDAVALQINDGDVMVVRSRRGEVQIKAKVTSTIKQGVLFIPMHWGKLLGNDLHRVNNLTNDVLDPISKEPDFKYCAVNIQKYEKPFQRIVIIGAGAGAYGFVKSYRELNPRDRITIFSKEDFPFYNRVMLPDYISGEQQWEQLIKMKDEEEPQYKINLLRGVSVEKVDRQKKQVTDSRGIVTPYDILIMATGSRAAVPRNVPALPGIFSMRSRTDADNFKKHVTKNGHVVIVGGGLLGLEMAASLREIGIKITIIQRTSAFLNRQLDALGSQLLHEEMVDQGCDIYYNDEVQLYYGRNKLTGVGLASGRKINCDAMIIAIGTSPNLELARDCGLECKRGVVVNERLQTSDPDIYAIGEIAEFNGTLYGITAAAEQQAAVVAAYMNGDVGSYYKGSIFMNIIKIHGFDLCSIGLPECPDDPEYEEVVFIDKAKRYYKKCIIYQDKLVGTILIGDKSEFLEFKDLIANKTELSEKRLQLLRSGGKANPVLGKLVCSCNNVGSQNIINKINEGCDNMTALCPASGAGMGCGSCRPEVKRILEQELKRITA; this is encoded by the coding sequence ATGCAAACACCCGCAAAACCTGTTAATGCTTATACCTCAATCTGCTGTTATTGCGGGGTGGGGTGTGGCGTTATTGTGAAAAAGGAAAAAAACGGTAGTATTACCGTTGAAGGGAACAAGGACTATCCGGTAAATAAAGGCATGTTGTGCAGCAAGGGGTTAAACCTGCATTACACCGTAAACGATAAAACCGACCGCCTGCTGTACCCGCAAATGCGGTACAATAAAAGTATGCCGCTACAACGCGTAACCTGGGATGCCGCATTGGAGCGTACCGCCGCAGTTTTTAAAACTTTTATTGATAAGTACGGACCCGATTCGGTTGCGTTCTACGCTTCAGGGCAGTGTTTAACCGAGGAGTATTATGTGGTGAACAAGCTCATCAAAGGATTTATCGGCAGTAACAACATCGATACCAATTCGCGCCTGTGCATGAGCAGCGCGGTGGCTGCTTATAAATTAGCTTTGGGCGAAGACACGGTTCCGCTTTGCTATGATGATATTGAACTGGCCGATTGCTTTTTTGTAACCGGCGCAAACCCGGCCTGGTGCCATCCAATTTTATGGCGAAGGGTAGAGGCGCACAAGGCGGCTAACCCAAATGTGAAAATCATAGTGGTTGACCCCCGCGCTACGGATACCTGCAGCGTGGCCGATCTGCATTTGCAAATCAATCCCGGAACAGATATAACGCTTAACCATGCCATCGGGCGTTTACTCATCGAGAACGGCGACATCGATATTGATTTCATCCGCAACCATGCCGAAGGTTTTGCTGCCTACAGCGAACTGGTTTTTAAACGCACGCTTACCGAAGCCTCCCAAATTTGCGGTGTAAGCGAAAGTGATATACAGTTGGCCGCCACCTATATTGGCGAGGCCAAAGGTTTTATAACCATGTGGACCATGGGGTTAAATCAAAGCTCCATAGGGGTGAATAAGAATTTGAGTCTCATTAACCTCAATCTCATTACCGGGCATATTGGCAAACCGGGATCGGGGCCGTTATCATTAACCGGTCAGCCCAATGCCATGGGCGGGCGTGAGGTGGGCGGCTTGTCCAATTTGCTTCCTGCTCACCGTGATCTTAAAAATCCGTTGCATCGGGAGGAAGTTCAAAAATTCTGGAAAAGTAAACCTATTAATCCTCTGCCGGGCTTAACCGCTACGGAGATGTTTGAGGCGTTGGAGAGCGGTAAGCTGAAGGCGATATGGATTATGTGTACTAACCCGCTTACCAGTTTGCCCAACGTAAGGCAGGCCGAGCAGGCGCTCAAAAAAGCAAAATTTGTGGTGGTGCAGGAAATCAGCAACAAGCCTGAAACCCTGGCTTACGCCGATGTAATATTACCCGCCGCTGCCTGGGCCGAAAAGGAAGGCACCATGACCAATTCTGAACGGCGCATAAGCTACCTCAACAAGGTAACCGAACCACCCGGCGAGGCTCTGCCCGATGCAGAGATCATTTGTCGCTTTGCGCAAAAAATGGGGTACAAAGGTTTTGATTTTAAGGATGCTGCCGCTATTTACGCCGAACATGTAAAGCTGACGGCGCATACCAATATTGAAGCTACGGGCGTAACCTATGAAGTATTAAAAGAGCAAAAATCGATACAATGGCCGTTTAAAAAACGTAACCGTACCGTGGGCACACCCCGGTTATTTACTGATAAAAAGTTTTACACCCCATCGGGCAAAGCCATCATACATGCCGTGCCCGATGCGCTGAACAGCGAACTGCCCGATGCCGATTACCCTTTTGTGCTAACCACCGGCCGCATACGCGATCAGTGGCACACCATGAGCAAAACGGGTAAGGTGAACAAGCTTAACAAGCATTTAAGCGAGTCATTTGTGGAGGTTAACCCGCACGATGCCGTGGCACTGCAAATAAATGATGGCGATGTAATGGTGGTTCGATCGCGGAGGGGAGAGGTTCAGATAAAGGCTAAAGTTACCTCAACCATTAAGCAGGGTGTGCTTTTTATACCCATGCATTGGGGCAAACTATTGGGTAATGATTTGCACCGGGTTAATAACCTCACTAATGATGTGCTCGACCCCATATCAAAGGAACCCGATTTTAAATACTGTGCGGTAAACATTCAGAAGTATGAAAAGCCTTTTCAACGCATTGTAATTATTGGAGCAGGGGCAGGGGCATACGGCTTTGTTAAATCGTACCGGGAGTTAAACCCGCGCGATCGTATTACCATTTTTAGTAAAGAAGATTTTCCGTTTTATAACCGGGTTATGCTGCCCGATTACATTAGCGGCGAGCAACAGTGGGAGCAGCTCATTAAAATGAAAGATGAGGAAGAGCCTCAATACAAAATAAACCTGTTACGAGGCGTAAGTGTAGAAAAGGTAGACCGGCAAAAAAAGCAGGTGACCGATTCGCGTGGCATCGTTACCCCTTATGATATTTTAATAATGGCAACCGGCAGTCGGGCGGCTGTCCCGCGTAACGTCCCTGCGTTACCGGGTATTTTTTCCATGCGCAGCCGCACCGATGCCGATAATTTTAAAAAGCACGTAACCAAGAACGGTCACGTGGTTATCGTAGGCGGTGGCTTGCTGGGTTTAGAAATGGCCGCTTCGCTACGCGAGATAGGAATTAAAATCACCATCATTCAGCGCACATCGGCTTTTTTAAACCGGCAGTTAGATGCCTTGGGTAGCCAGCTGCTTCACGAGGAAATGGTTGACCAGGGCTGCGATATTTATTATAACGATGAAGTGCAGTTGTATTACGGGCGCAACAAACTTACGGGCGTTGGGCTGGCAAGTGGCCGTAAAATAAACTGCGATGCTATGATAATTGCCATTGGTACATCGCCCAATCTTGAGCTGGCGCGCGATTGCGGCCTGGAATGTAAGCGCGGCGTTGTAGTAAACGAACGCCTGCAAACCAGCGACCCCGATATTTATGCCATTGGCGAAATTGCCGAGTTTAACGGCACCTTATATGGCATTACCGCCGCCGCCGAACAGCAGGCCGCCGTAGTGGCCGCTTACATGAACGGCGATGTGGGCAGCTATTACAAGGGCAGCATATTCATGAACATCATCAAAATTCATGGCTTTGATTTGTGCAGCATTGGCCTGCCCGAATGCCCCGACGACCCTGAATATGAAGAAGTAGTGTTTATTGATAAAGCCAAACGCTACTATAAAAAATGCATTATTTACCAGGATAAATTGGTAGGTACCATCCTTATTGGCGATAAAAGCGAGTTTTTAGAGTTTAAGGATCTCATTGCCAATAAAACCGAGCTTAGCGAAAAACGCCTGCAACTCTTACGAAGCGGCGGTAAGGCCAACCCGGTGTTAGGTAAACTGGTGTGCAGCTGCAATAATGTAGGCAGCCAAAACATCATCAACAAAATAAACGAGGGCTGCGATAACATGACCGCCTTGTGCCCGGCATCGGGTGCAGGTATGGGCTGCGGTTCGTGCCGCCCCGAGGTGAAGCGTATACTGGAGCAAGAACTTAAAAGGATAACCGCATGA
- a CDS encoding rubredoxin, producing the protein MSMQHIVKINLPGGYVSAGDLYEMLAVAEDAGAVDVRFGNRQQLYFTVDATSLDDMETDMLRAGIDYELDADEYPNIISSYVCDSIFSQESWLREGVYRDIFDLFSYKPRLKINIVDRHQTFVPFFSGNFNFISSEVSNYWYWYIRFPKTSKFYCWPVLIYSEDMPMVSHQAEKLIFENKGLFHDKPHADEQLFYQMLSGQLEVSTQTITEPLQLPDFYLPYYEGFNKYANKYWLGIYRRNELFSIGFLKDVCSLCIQSRIGQVYTTPWKSILIKGIETNQRADWGLILDKYRLNIRHASNELNWQIEDLSAEGLTLKQQLVREFEEADLRTYRLSFVIKIRPKTGLMGSVIIKAHPSGTFELLHTLNFNPNSKDYISYKKRVKRSNLGEELIALCHIYYTTVIENIAVDTMSYEDNAAAIDNLKELYACKYCKTIYDSEYGDRDNGIMPGTPFEGVSDDYACPVCGSEKECFEKMEAVAVRQ; encoded by the coding sequence ATGAGCATGCAGCACATAGTTAAAATAAACCTACCGGGAGGCTATGTATCGGCGGGCGATTTATATGAGATGCTGGCCGTAGCTGAAGATGCCGGTGCGGTAGATGTACGTTTTGGTAACCGGCAGCAATTGTATTTTACTGTTGATGCCACCAGCCTTGATGACATGGAAACCGACATGCTACGTGCCGGAATTGACTACGAGTTGGATGCCGATGAATACCCCAATATTATTAGCTCCTACGTGTGCGATAGCATTTTTTCGCAGGAAAGCTGGCTGCGCGAGGGCGTATACCGCGATATTTTCGATTTGTTTAGTTACAAGCCTCGTCTCAAAATTAATATTGTAGACAGGCATCAAACCTTTGTGCCTTTCTTTAGCGGTAATTTTAACTTCATTAGTTCGGAGGTGAGTAATTACTGGTATTGGTATATCCGTTTTCCTAAAACAAGTAAATTTTATTGCTGGCCTGTACTCATATATTCGGAAGATATGCCAATGGTAAGCCATCAGGCCGAAAAGTTGATATTCGAAAACAAAGGCTTATTTCATGATAAGCCTCATGCCGATGAGCAGCTATTTTACCAAATGCTGTCTGGGCAGCTTGAGGTATCAACCCAAACCATTACCGAGCCGTTGCAGCTGCCCGATTTTTATTTGCCCTATTACGAGGGCTTTAATAAATACGCAAATAAATACTGGCTGGGCATTTACCGCCGTAACGAGTTATTCTCCATTGGCTTTTTAAAGGATGTGTGCAGCCTGTGTATACAAAGCCGGATAGGGCAGGTATATACAACGCCCTGGAAATCAATCCTTATTAAAGGTATTGAAACCAACCAGCGTGCAGACTGGGGGTTGATACTCGACAAGTACCGGCTTAACATCAGGCATGCCTCCAACGAGCTCAACTGGCAAATTGAAGACCTGAGCGCCGAAGGTCTTACCCTCAAACAACAATTAGTGCGCGAATTTGAAGAAGCCGACCTGCGTACCTATCGGTTAAGCTTTGTGATCAAAATAAGGCCTAAAACAGGGTTAATGGGGTCGGTAATTATTAAAGCACATCCATCAGGTACTTTCGAGTTGTTGCATACGCTTAACTTCAACCCCAACTCAAAAGATTACATCAGTTATAAAAAGAGGGTGAAGCGCAGCAATTTGGGTGAAGAGTTAATAGCGCTTTGCCATATTTATTATACTACAGTTATTGAAAACATTGCCGTAGACACAATGAGTTACGAAGATAATGCCGCTGCCATTGATAATTTAAAAGAGCTTTATGCTTGTAAATACTGCAAAACCATTTACGATTCGGAATACGGGGATCGTGATAACGGCATAATGCCGGGTACGCCGTTTGAAGGGGTTAGTGATGATTACGCTTGCCCGGTTTGCGGCTCGGAAAAAGAGTGTTTTGAGAAGATGGAGGCAGTGGCTGTACGGCAATAA
- a CDS encoding TraR/DksA family transcriptional regulator: MASAKRYSDSDLEQFKQVILNKMKIAREELTDLSASLQSSNPNGTDDTSGAYATLEDGAATLDKESIHQLAGRQQKFLQQLEAALTRIENKTYGICRTTGELIQKERLLAVPHTTQSMAAKLRQN; encoded by the coding sequence ATGGCCTCAGCTAAACGTTACAGCGATTCCGATCTGGAACAATTCAAACAAGTAATTCTTAACAAAATGAAAATTGCACGCGAAGAATTAACCGATCTTTCAGCATCATTACAAAGCAGTAATCCAAACGGTACTGATGATACCAGCGGTGCATATGCCACCTTGGAAGATGGGGCCGCCACTCTCGATAAGGAATCAATTCATCAATTGGCTGGCAGGCAGCAAAAGTTTTTACAACAGCTGGAAGCTGCCCTAACACGCATTGAAAATAAAACTTATGGCATATGCCGTACTACGGGCGAATTGATTCAAAAAGAAAGATTACTGGCTGTACCACATACCACGCAAAGCATGGCTGCAAAATTGCGTCAAAATTAG
- a CDS encoding FAD/NAD(P)-binding protein yields the protein MKVTSQPTQIAIVGGGPSGLFMYKQLINCGNTGLHITIYEKGNCLGCGMPYSHAGAADEHITNVSGNEIPELVTSVEQWIQNVSPDTLNKYRIDPASFNDYKVLPRLLFGQYLAHQFKLLLDLGKQKGFVTQVLYNSPVADIADRANDVQVEIFKEDGTSACYDRVIICSGHLWPKKHEGKVPGYFDSPYPPQKIALHANHPVAVRGSSLTAIDAVRTLARHNGEFSKGEDGILKFTANPQSEHFRIVMHSREGLLPAVRFHLQDTHLGKDTVLSPEEVQANRDANDGFLSLDYVFEQNFKAGIRANDPEFYEKIKDLDMEGFVDQVMGMRENMDPFELLKLEYAEAEQSIKRRESVYWKEMLAILSFAMNYPAKYFSAEDMLRLQKTLMPLISVVIAFVPQSSAETLLALHQADRLTMVAVGKESEVIPLDEGGVLYRYKNEQGEVIERQYPLFVDCIGQPHLNYDDLPYESLAQNNTTSRARLRFKDNGVGKELKREGNNNVVKFENGDYYLTVSGLAINDHFQVVDEFNALNERIYVMAVPFIGGYNPDYSGLDFCEAASVKIAERLFNTAVVA from the coding sequence TTGAAAGTAACCAGTCAACCAACCCAAATCGCTATTGTAGGAGGCGGCCCCAGCGGGCTGTTCATGTATAAGCAATTAATTAATTGCGGTAATACAGGGCTTCATATTACTATTTACGAAAAAGGCAACTGCCTGGGGTGTGGTATGCCTTACAGCCATGCGGGCGCTGCCGATGAGCACATTACCAATGTATCGGGTAACGAAATTCCTGAACTGGTGACATCCGTAGAACAGTGGATACAGAATGTGTCTCCGGATACGCTTAACAAGTACCGTATCGATCCGGCAAGCTTTAATGATTATAAAGTGCTTCCCCGCCTGTTATTTGGGCAGTACCTGGCACACCAGTTTAAGCTGCTTTTAGATTTGGGTAAACAAAAAGGCTTTGTAACACAGGTTTTGTACAACAGCCCGGTTGCTGATATTGCCGACCGTGCCAACGATGTACAGGTAGAGATATTTAAAGAAGATGGAACATCTGCCTGTTACGACCGTGTAATTATTTGCAGCGGGCATCTTTGGCCTAAAAAACATGAGGGTAAGGTGCCGGGCTATTTTGATTCGCCTTACCCGCCTCAAAAAATTGCCCTTCATGCCAATCACCCGGTAGCTGTTCGCGGTTCATCGTTAACAGCCATTGATGCGGTACGCACGCTGGCCCGCCATAACGGGGAGTTTAGTAAAGGGGAAGACGGAATTTTAAAATTTACCGCTAACCCTCAAAGTGAGCATTTTAGAATTGTGATGCACTCGCGAGAGGGTTTGCTGCCTGCAGTTAGGTTTCATTTACAAGATACACACCTGGGTAAAGATACCGTACTAAGCCCCGAAGAGGTTCAGGCTAACCGCGATGCTAACGATGGCTTTTTGAGTTTAGATTACGTTTTTGAGCAAAATTTTAAAGCAGGTATACGTGCCAACGACCCGGAATTTTATGAGAAAATAAAAGACCTGGATATGGAAGGCTTTGTTGACCAGGTAATGGGAATGCGCGAAAATATGGACCCGTTTGAATTGCTTAAACTGGAATATGCAGAAGCCGAGCAGTCTATTAAACGCAGAGAGTCGGTTTACTGGAAAGAAATGTTGGCTATCCTGAGTTTTGCTATGAATTACCCGGCTAAATATTTTTCGGCCGAGGACATGCTGAGATTGCAAAAAACATTGATGCCGCTTATTTCGGTAGTTATTGCCTTTGTGCCCCAAAGCTCGGCCGAAACCTTGCTGGCATTACATCAGGCCGACAGGCTAACCATGGTAGCGGTGGGTAAAGAGAGCGAAGTAATTCCGTTAGATGAAGGCGGTGTACTTTACCGGTACAAAAATGAACAGGGTGAAGTTATAGAGAGGCAATATCCATTATTTGTAGATTGCATAGGCCAACCCCATTTAAATTATGATGACCTGCCTTATGAAAGCCTTGCCCAAAATAACACCACCAGCCGTGCCCGCTTACGTTTTAAGGATAACGGGGTAGGGAAAGAGTTGAAACGTGAAGGCAATAATAATGTGGTTAAGTTTGAAAACGGCGACTATTATCTTACCGTATCCGGATTGGCAATTAATGACCATTTTCAGGTGGTTGATGAATTTAATGCCCTTAATGAACGTATTTATGTGATGGCTGTACCATTTATTGGTGGTTATAACCCCGACTACTCAGGGTTGGATTTTTGCGAGGCAGCCTCCGTAAAAATAGCCGAACGTTTGTTTAACACTGCGGTTGTAGCTTAG